The Hippoglossus stenolepis isolate QCI-W04-F060 chromosome 3, HSTE1.2, whole genome shotgun sequence genomic sequence aatgtgttttatgaaagAATAGTTAAATTTGATAAATCAAGATGTTCCCGTTTAGAGAGCATGACAGCAGTGAGGTGGGTGTGACAAAGGATGGCCATCCACGAAACATGGACAAAATGTATTGCCAAGCATAATTAGAGAAGAAAGTAATGTGGTATAAATTAGTCTATTTAGTGCTTAGACCCAAAGTGATGTCATCAATGTTAAAAAATGGGGTGAGGCTGTGTGTAGTATAGGAAATCCCCTGGGGTCTAGACAATGGTGGTGGTTGATAGGATGTAGAGACAGTGGAGGGTCTGATGAGATGAGTGGAAACTGGATATGGAGACTGCAGGTgcctggggaggaggagggtcgcagcgaatcactgaaatgactgaaaagagagaggagaacagattgaagcaacATGATTGGCTGATCGAGATCATAGCACCCAACAATCAGCTGAATAGAAGAGGGAGGGTGAGAGTGAACTGTGAACGAGGTCTTCCTAATTGAACTTACACCAAGCTTCATAtggaactcagtagagtgcataactcttaaattgaatcaagctgcaccaaattgcaataTATCAGATATCCCAgtaaaacaaatcctggatccgcctgGCTTCTCTCTTGGCCCGTGTCCGATTCCTTGAatctgtttcatagtttttttcataatgctgctgacaaacaaatggacaggggaaaaatcacaacctccttggcggaggtaaaaatgaGAGGTAGATGTCTCTCTGTGTGGGaactgtgcaaacacacaagctgTCACGACTTCTATTCATGACACCCGCTGTCCTGCTGACAATTACTGCAGTTTCTCCCAGCGTCCTTCAGGGGatattttaattcaaaacacCATGAAATCATCACctcatggattttttttctggagaGCTGCTTTGGAACCCTGTTCCGAGTTAATCTTGGCTCCACGTCGTATCCAATCTTTGTCACAGATTGCCGTTCTGGTGGGGCCGTACAGTGGCATTTCCAAAGTCCCTGGGTGTAAAACTATTGACTTTGTGAGGCTAAACGCACAATTGCACAAACCACCAGGCGTGTTTTATTACACATCTTCATGCTATTTAGCTCCACTTCCCGCAGTGTTGGCgtgcatgtttctgtttctgtaagGTATTCATAAGCAGGCAAAATGGGAACATGAGGCAGCCGAGGGGGTCCTAATAACTCTGACTGCCCACTGTGTTgcctgtatgaatatgtgtccCCAAAGGTTTGTTTAATTAAGGCCCTGGAATGAACTGCACTTTGAGCTGTGAGGAGATGAGAAAcagcatcaaaacaacaacatggcAGCACCACACCACACTGCACCACCcataaatgcataaaaacacttttttatctAGGTCATCCAACTTTTTCTACTCTCCAacaactctgtgttttctatgtCAACTCTCACATTATTTGCGTAACTTAGTCCTAAACCACCTTTAATGTGacaatgtgtgtatatatatatatatatatatatatatatatatatatataaatgtacgTGTCCACCTTACAGAGACTTCCCAACGGCTCCATAGACGCTCACGATGACAGCAGCCGTTTGTCTGAGCTTCAGGAGCTGCTGGATCGCACCAACAAGGAGCTGTCCCAGAGCCGCGAGCACTCTGCCACTCTGAACGCCCGCATGGCCGAGCTGGAGGCAGAGCTCGCGAACGCACGCCGAGAACTGAGCCGCAGCGaggagctgtcaatcaaacaacagagggagcagagagaggtgaggTCAAAGGAGATGTGCTTTTGTTCttggaggagaaaaaagttacatttttacttttaagtaAAAAGATAACAAACTTTACCTTTCTGCTTTTCTGAGGGAAAATATGGATCTTTACTAATACGTTACTATATCATTACTTCCAAACACACCTTACACTCCCATGTCATTGAGTTCTCACTGCTACAGAGAAACTGTGCATGATTGTTGATGTCTGACAGTGGCTGAATACACaatattgtgttgtttatgtttgaatatttgaaaaGGTGTTTCCTAAAGTGCATTCAATCAACTTGGGTTCAGTtctgtttattgtaaatttgAGTTTAGTCAAAGCAAAATCACAACTATTTTACTACTTACCAGTATTGCTAGTTAATATGAGTGTATTACAGGCTATAACATAGATACTAAATAATGACACAAGTGTAAGAAATAACCACATAACAAAGCTCATTAACTGATTACTTAAtaatgtgtgtgagtttgtgagtGTGCATTCCTTGATTTGTGTGCTGTTGATGGAAACTATtgccacacaacacaaaaatgaaacTACTTGAGGCTCGTTGTAAGTCTTTGTAAGACTTTATTAAGTTTATATtgcatacatttacatttattgtaaCTGCAAATTACTCTTGTCAGGATTCAGATTTCAGGCTGGACTCAATCCCATCAACTGTACATGATACCATGAATATTTATACTGATAATGTATCTTAAATCATAAAGTGGGGGTATTTGtccatacatacacatacatgttGTTGTGTCCCTGCACCCacagagagaggacatggaGGAGAGAATCACAACATTAGAGAAACGCTACCTGGCCGCCCAGCGGGAAACCACACACATTCACGACCTCAACGACAAACTGGAGAATGAACTGGCCACCAAGGACTCCCTGCACCGACAGGtaacaaacacagcagccacaTACAGCCATGTACTACAGGAAGAACCCTCTTCCTGGTTTGTATTTATCAATCAACTGTCATTCAGATTGAAATGGGTGATCGCTATGTTGAGTAAAGCTCCGAATTCCATCGGCATTTAAATATAGGTTCGACAAAAGCACCTGTGAAAATTATCCTGTCAGAACTTAGCTAATAAACCCTGACACAAGAACTTTATCAGTATTAACCAGCCAAAAGTGGCACATTCAACTTGATGCAAGGTGACATGAGTTATTTTGTCCAAAAGTGTTGAGTGTGATGCATTCAAGGTCGAGAATATTATAGAAGAATATTTCAGTCACTTGAGTGAGTAAAAGAAATATCACACTCAGTGGTTCAACGCCACATGGGTCCACAACATCCTCCATTCAGGGCCTGTGTGATGTGTCCTTGCTGCTCCATGACTGCAATGCACTGGTTACAACTGCCTCGCACTAATGGCcctcttctttgtgtgtgtgtgtgtgtgtgtgtgtgtgtgtgtgtgtgtgtgtgtgtgtgtgtgtgtgtgtgtgtgtgtgtgtgtgtgtgtgtgcctgtgtgtgcatgttttgtgcgtgtgtgtcagagtgaagAGAAGGTGCGCCAGCTGCAGGAGATGCTGGAGATGGCAGAGCAGAGGCTGGCTCAGACCATGAGGAAGGCTGAGACTCTGCCAGAGGTGGAAGCCGAATTGGCACAGAGAGTGGCAGCTCTCTCCAaggtaacacaaaaacacacacacacacacacacacaaagtgcagaGAGTACAGCAAATGATAATTTAGTCACAAAAGCTATAGAAACAGTCAGACATAAAGTTACAGTGGTGGTGGAGGCGGTTGAACTTACGTGTAAGCATCTCCCTCTGCAGGCCGAGGAACGTCATGGCAACGTGGAGGAGCGGCTCAGACAGCTGGAATCTCAACTGGAGGAGAAGAACCAAGAGCTtggaagggtgtgtgtgtatgtgtgtgtatgtgtgtgtgtgtgtgtgtgtgcaccagccCTGCAGGGTCTCTCTGACCTCTCactataatgtgtgtgtgcgtgtgtgtgtgtgtgtgctgatgctTCACATTAGCTGGACGCCTTGACTCTTGGATCTGTGTTCCCTCATGCATACACTTCATGCACACAGGACAGACATGGTGCATTGTTGCATGAATTTAAACCAACTCCACAaatctttcacacacacacacacacacacagactgattgGCTGCTATCTTTAGACTCTGAATAATTCACGCTAGGCaaatttctctttctctctgtgcaatCTCACGACTATATTTAGTCGTAGGAGTtgatgcagatgtgtgtttgtttgtgtctgtgttaattcattttaatggaATTATTGTAGAATACATATTGAGCAAAGCCATTTAAGAAAAGGCATTGAACCCTTTTTTCATCATCATGTAAATGACTGTAATTAAATCGCTCTGGCTGTGAGATACATTGCTGGCCAAGACAACCTATCTGGCAGCTTGTGATCTTGGGCTAAATGCACACTACATCCTTTAATCCATGCAGAGACATTTGATTAGCTGCATAAACACACCTAAACGGAGTCAtgtcatgttctctctctctctgatcacctCCAGGCTCgtcagagggagaaaatgaatgaggaGCACAACAAGCGTTTATCTGACACAGTGGATCGTCTGCTCACTGAGTCCAATGAAAGACTGCAGCTCCATCTGAAAGAACGCATGGCTGCCCTGGAGGACAAGGCAAGACCTgcgcacacgctcacacacacacacacacacacacacacgtggcaCACATTCATctacgcagcagcagctcataTTACTGTTGTTCACATAACAAATGACTATAAGtttatattttacttgttttcaCGTGGTTTCATTACTTTTTTTGGTCCAGAACTCTCTCATTCAGGACCTGGAGAACTGCCAGAAACAGCTTGAAGAATTTCACCACACCAGGGTCAGTAACAACTCAGCAAATCATCAAACCACTGTTGCTATCATCACCTCGTGATCAATTTATAAGCCCTATAATAATAGTCACTTGTTTTCAGTCAGCTTAGACtattttttacctttaaaactttaaaagtattttacaaATAATACTTCtattaaagttacattttgaaAACCAGACATTTGCTGTTTATATGGATTTTTACTCTGACTTGTAATGGAGTGGTACTATAGTAAAGTTATTGCTACTTTTTCTTGATTAAACAAACTGAGCACATGCCCCATAATCCCATCTGTCCCCCAGGAACGGCTGATCGGAGAGATTGAGAAGTTGAGAAATGAGATCGACCATTTGAAACGTCGCAGTGGGGTTTTTGGAGATGGAACTCACCCCCGGTACACACAGACGAACACCTCCTCCACACATGTTCCCTCATACTCTCCCTCTAACATGCTGCTTCATTATGATGAATGGGATTGTAATCTCCTTTATGTTTATCATCTCAGGTCTCATCTGGGTAGCGCCAGTGACCTTCGCTACTCTGTGGTGGAGGGCCAGGACGGCCACTACAGCACGACTGTGATCAGGCGCTCACAGAAGGGCAGAATGTCAGCGATGCGAGACGACCCAAACAAGGTGCTAATAAAGTCTTGAGCAGAACACAACAGCCCTGCAGTACCTAACACTAAGTAGAATGGCCAACTTACAGATCATATTTCTGTTATTCGTTTAACCACATTTACTCCTTACCAGTGCCGCATCCAAGTTCATGTCTGCTTTGCTAATGCGTGTCAGTGCCCGGCCAGTGTTTGAGGATCTTCATACCTAACTTACCATTCTTTACTAACCTCcatgtctttctgtctctctctcacctgccGCCATGGACATGCTGTCTGATGTAAGTTTCCTGTTCATCCATTTCTTATCTTAGCTGACCACATACCTCCACAACTGTCACATTGTATTTTTACACGTGTGCATGTAGACTACCTCTACAGATTTGTTTGTAATAAAGCTCATGTCTGTCTCTTCAGGTGTGCGCTGTGTTTGAACAGGACTACCCGTCACTGCGCGGCAGCGTCAGCCACCTCCTCGGCAGTGACATCGAGGCAGAGTCGGACCTGGACGACGATGTTAGCTCTACCCTGCTTTCCCCCAGCGGCCAATCAGACGCTCAGACTCTCGCTCTCAtgctgcaggagcagcttgaTGCTATCAATGAAGAGATAAGGTGACAGATCACAGGCATATTAGATTATAGCACATGACAGTTCCATGATCCCTGAGGGGGGGGAGCTGGGTCAGTGCAGCAGCAAGAAACAGGATACAGATAAGAGGGGAACAACATATTAAAGATGATGCAAGAAATAATTACAAGAATAGGAACATCTTGGAGATACTGCAGCAAAATAAAGATGCTGCTGCTAGTTCAAGCGATGCATGGAGCCCTCTGGCCCTCTGGCCAGACAGGATGCACCAGAACAGATAGTGACCTTAGATATAGAGCTGATAACATGCAGATAACACTCTTCGTGTCTCGTACTGGAAGAGGATGCTAATTATtacagagataaataaaaagtcCCTGTTGGATAAAACCGTTGAATCCTTCAAAGAAAATAATAGGCAGATTATTAAGCTAATATATTATTTCAACTCTACTGCATAGGTATGACAACATAAGaatgtgtgtacgtgcatgttTGTACGTGTCTGTGCAGGATGATCCAGGTGGAGAGAGAGTCCGCAGACCTGCGCTCTGATGAGATCGAGTCCCGCGTGAACAGCGGCAGCATGGACGGACTAAACGTGACGCTTCGACCGCGGGCCCTGCCCACCTCTGCCACCGCCCAGTCCCTGGCATCCTCCTCGTCACCGCCCAACAGTGGCCACTCAACGCCGAAACACCACGGACGCAACCCCAGCCACCATCTAGGCATCATGACTCTGGTCAGAGAGCACAGGCCTTCTATCTGATAAACACACTCTAACTGCAATTACTTGATGGTGTTGATGAACAAAAATTGTCACTTTGAtagcatgtgtgttgttttcttcaatAGCCAAGCGACTTGAGGAAACATCGCAGAAAAGTGGCAGTAAGTTTTCAAAGTCAAATTGTACAGTTTTATCgtggttgttttttgtctgaCTGCGGCTTTTGTAACCCAGTTGCTTTTGTGATTCTTCCAGTCTCCAGTTGAAGTGGACAAAGCTACCATCAAGTGTGAGACGTCGCCTCCCTCTTCGCCCCGGAGTTTGCGGCTGGAAACCAATTTTGCCCAATTTACAGGCAGTCTGGAGGATGGTCgagggtaaaaaaaatatacatccacacagacagatacGTTTAGCTGAGCCACAGGAAACAGCAGTCGCCATGGTTGAGTTACACTGTCTGATTTACCTGagtaaacataaaacatcccCAAAACAATGAGGATTGTCCTGAGTGATGGCTGATTAATCGATATACAGCATGGCTACAAAACAACTCAAATTAACTACATTAACTAGACTGACACTCGGTAGAGCACATActccactaaggcccaacagtcccccaatgaaactacatttaaattgactGGATTTAATCACTGGATacaaattttatttggatctacatAAATATCCCCTATCCGCATACCCAAAACATGTccgatttttttcatcaagataaaagataaaacgCCCTCTCTCAATGTTAGAAAAAGTGGGGGgaaattctgtatttttgtgtaatcctgccaaccAACAAACGAAcgcagaaataaaaacataaccctCTTCAGAGGtaatttaagtaaataaaaattTTCCAACGACCATGACGATATCACCAATAATCAAAAGAtctttaatttataaaatatttgagCAAATGTGATGATAGACAATCAGGTAGATTAAGAAATATATTGTCCACTTCAATTCAACTCTGAAACCTTGTttgctcaacacacacaaagtcaattACTTTTTAATCAACAGTTGACAATAATGTGTCCGACTGTAGGTTTTAGTCTAACATTATTTGTTCCTGCTTGCTCGTTTCATTTGTTTGCAGCAAGCAGAAGAAAGGCATCAAGTCGTCGATCGGCCGATTGTTtgggaagaaggagaagggTCGACTGGACCAGACCATGGGCAGGGACGGACAGCCCCTACCAGCCTTAACAGGTCCACTGCTGACCTCATATCATACTACACTGTGTAGACTGCGTGGGATTTATAGAGATATAAATTAACACTGTCTTGCTGTATTTCAGACTTTGAGATGGGCATCGGCGACACTATGACTCTGGGAAAACTTGGCACTCAGGCTGAGAGGGACCGCAGGATGAAGAAAAAGTAAAAcctgttttttcctctctatttctattctgtttATTACTATTTTAGTTACAGTATTAACTGAGCCATCTCTGGTGTTTGTCTTTTCCCTCGGCCTTTGTTTGCGATTTCTTCTTTAGGCACGAGCTTCTTGAAGATGCCAGGAAAAGAGGTCTGCCGTTTGCCCAGTGGGACGGCCCTACTGTCGTCTCCTGGCTTGAGGTATTCCACTTATCTGATTTCATCTCTACCAGCCATAAATGTCTTTACGTTAATATTACGGTGATATTAAATACCAGACTGACCATAGGAGCAGTAATctgctctcccctcctcttctatGTGGCCTTTTATGGTGACAATGGCGTTGACGTTGATTGTGTTGATGACTCTCACCAGCTGTGGGTGGGTATGCCGGCCTGGTATGTGGCGGCCTGTCGTGCCAACGTGAAGAGCGGAGCCATCATGTCAGCTCTGTCCGACACAGAGATTCAGAGGGAGATTGGCATCAGCAACCCTCTGCACCGACTCAAACTCCGCTTGGCCATTCAGGAGATGGTCTCCCTCACCAGCCCCTCTGCACCGCTCACCTCCAGAACGGTAAAACAAAAAACCTCCAACCAAAATACAACACTGTGGACTCACACACTGCGCTTTTTTCATCCACATAGATGCACATACACCAATAgcgaataaataaatgaacacaatGATCCCCTACACAAAACTCAACACTTAAAACCTCTTCCACGATTTGGCTCAACCTTCACTCTGCACCCTGGAGTAACCCATcactgctttttttcccctttttttgttCGTCATCTCAAAACACAGTAGAGGCTGGTCTCTGCCTTTTACTGTGTTGACTTGTCCTTCTCTGCTGCCATAAATTGCATGGGGTTCTGTGGGAAAATAACACACATATGGTGCCAGATATAGCTACAAGCTACCTGCCCGAAATACACTCCCTCCCCTGGCATCACTCAACacaatgtttgtctttgtgtgtgtgcgcgtgggggttggtgtgtgtgtgtgttcgtgtgtgtttttgtcctctGAGCAGTCCTCCGGAAATGTGTGGGTGACTCATGAAGAGATGGAGAACCTGGCTTCCTCCACTAAAGCGGTCAGTACCATCTGGGTGCTCCCCTTCCCTttacccccaccaccaccaccaccaccaccaccaccaaacaCTCTCTCGCACTTGCCCCCACTATatcacatgcacatgcattttGTTTATCGCGCTGGTATTTGTGTGATGGGTGTATGAATGTTACTGGTGCAACCTATGGTCATGCGACCTGTGCTGACATGAAAAATCCAACTAAACATGATGATACAATTAACTGATATAGTTTGATGTTAACTGCAGAGTGAaagggctttgtgtgtgtgtgtgtgtgtgtggtccatgtAGTACtgatgttgtggggacctataTCTGTTAACATAGTCACATGGGGACTTGTCTTAATTATGGGGAAAAAGCAAATCCCCATAACGTACACCATTCAATTTTGTGAATTGgggaagacatgttttaaggtttagtttaagtttaagttcaggttaaagggatagtttacccaaaaatacaaattcactcatctactcagcactatgccaatggatgggtgggtgaagtgtttaagtccataaaacactgcagctatTGCGAGTTCTCCCTGATGTCGTCAGATGCTCCTTGGGCGAGAGCATAGAGGCGAGAGCTCGTGCAGTGTGTGCGCTTGAACACGACTCCAGGctgaggatatcagaggacatttagtcAAACATTTctgggcttacggacacttggatgacaccacaggagcagtgtggaggcacgtttacgtttgaagaagtggtcgccatttacttcaattgtattggatttggctgcaaagctgtttacccctgaaactcctaaagtgttttgtggactcaaacacttcacccacccctccaccggcatagtggtgagtagataatgagtggatttgcattttcagtttccaggaaatcaatgtaagtcaatgtaatgtcctctggtttgcatttgtgtacatgtgtgtgtgtgatctattatattatgttaaatTAATACTATATGTGTATTTTGTTAGCATCTGTCTCTAACCTTGCATATTGTCTCTACCATGCTGCCACTCAGGACAATGAGGAGGGCAGCTGGGCACAGGTGGGGGCATAACATCTGCTAACAACTGTATTTGCAGCCACACTCTTCACTAACACACTTATTTCAAGGGAATCTTTATCATCTTCAGTATTGTACTCAGATGTAACATTACATGAAATGTGGTGTTTGTCCAAATgtgacgttgttgttgttgttgttgttgttgtcctgcTGTTGAGTTATTCAGGTGTCACTTTCAGTACCTTGAgcactgaaaaaaactaaatcccaCTAAATTCATTCTATTGAGGCTGCCCTCAGAAAACTCAGACACCAATTTTTCATAACCTTgatgctttaaaataaaatcatctgtTTGGCAAGGTACCAGTAAGAGTgagtagaagaaaaaaaattaagtgaAATTACCCTTTAACccaaataaatgatgaatattttctttctattaACCTTTCACTTAAGCCATTTGCAAATGTTCAAAGCCTTGATGAGCTGTAGCTGttaacatgcaaataaaataataattgctTTGTATTTAATACTGCGCCGCGTACTACCTGATTAGACTTCAGTCCGCATTTAGAACAGCCTTCAAAATGTGACTATGTATAGGCATGTATGTTTTAAATCCGGGTAAGACCTTgcacatatttttaaatttagattcaCAATATGACAGAAATGTGATTGGTTTTACCACATAAGCAGCTTTTTTGCTCAAATGCAGGTTTATGCCTCCACACCGGCGAAATCCAGTTGCCGGCGGCAtcatgtttttgggttgtcttTCAGTTCCATTCCTATGAAccgatatctcaagaatgccttgagggtatttctt encodes the following:
- the ppfia4 gene encoding liprin-alpha-4 isoform X3; the encoded protein is MMCEVMPTISEGDSAGPPRATGGVPNGSDQEANFEQLMVNMLDERDKLLESLRETQETLIQSQTKLQGALHERDVLQRQINASLPQEFATLTKELNICQEQLLEKEEEISELKAERNNTRLLLEHLECLVSRHERSLRMTVVKRQAPPPSGVSSEVEVLKALKSLFEHHKALDEKVRERLRVALERVATLEGQLVVTTQELNMVRQRKDGDSLERTDGSKPTWKRLPNGSIDAHDDSSRLSELQELLDRTNKELSQSREHSATLNARMAELEAELANARRELSRSEELSIKQQREQREREDMEERITTLEKRYLAAQRETTHIHDLNDKLENELATKDSLHRQSEEKVRQLQEMLEMAEQRLAQTMRKAETLPEVEAELAQRVAALSKAEERHGNVEERLRQLESQLEEKNQELGRARQREKMNEEHNKRLSDTVDRLLTESNERLQLHLKERMAALEDKNSLIQDLENCQKQLEEFHHTRERLIGEIEKLRNEIDHLKRRSGVFGDGTHPRSHLGSASDLRYSVVEGQDGHYSTTVIRRSQKGRMSAMRDDPNKDYPSLRGSVSHLLGSDIEAESDLDDDVSSTLLSPSGQSDAQTLALMLQEQLDAINEEIRMIQVERESADLRSDEIESRVNSGSMDGLNVTLRPRALPTSATAQSLASSSSPPNSGHSTPKHHGRNPSHHLGIMTLPSDLRKHRRKVASPVEVDKATIKCETSPPSSPRSLRLETNFAQFTGSLEDGRGKQKKGIKSSIGRLFGKKEKGRLDQTMGRDGQPLPALTDFEMGIGDTMTLGKLGTQAERDRRMKKKHELLEDARKRGLPFAQWDGPTVVSWLELWVGMPAWYVAACRANVKSGAIMSALSDTEIQREIGISNPLHRLKLRLAIQEMVSLTSPSAPLTSRTDNEEGSWAQTLAYGDMNHEWIGNEWLPSLGLPQYRSYFMECLVDARMLDHLTKKDLRSHLKMVDSFHRASLQYGIMCLKRLNYDRKDLERRREDSQHDMKDVLVWTNEQVIHWVQSIGLREYSGSLLESGIHGSLISLDETFDYSSLALILQIPMQNTQARQVLDREFNNVLALGTDRHLEESGDDKSFRRSPSWRKRFRAREGGAGLGMMAGSMETLPAGFRMPSMSMPPSVNLMSRKQLQPEAPPPAPPRLDPSAVRTYSC
- the ppfia4 gene encoding liprin-alpha-4 isoform X1; translation: MMCEVMPTISEGDSAGPPRATGGVPNGSDQEANFEQLMVNMLDERDKLLESLRETQETLIQSQTKLQGALHERDVLQRQINASLPQEFATLTKELNICQEQLLEKEEEISELKAERNNTRLLLEHLECLVSRHERSLRMTVVKRQAPPPSGVSSEVEVLKALKSLFEHHKALDEKVRERLRVALERVATLEGQLVVTTQELNMVRQRKDGDSLERTDGSKPTWKRLPNGSIDAHDDSSRLSELQELLDRTNKELSQSREHSATLNARMAELEAELANARRELSRSEELSIKQQREQREREDMEERITTLEKRYLAAQRETTHIHDLNDKLENELATKDSLHRQSEEKVRQLQEMLEMAEQRLAQTMRKAETLPEVEAELAQRVAALSKAEERHGNVEERLRQLESQLEEKNQELGRARQREKMNEEHNKRLSDTVDRLLTESNERLQLHLKERMAALEDKNSLIQDLENCQKQLEEFHHTRERLIGEIEKLRNEIDHLKRRSGVFGDGTHPRSHLGSASDLRYSVVEGQDGHYSTTVIRRSQKGRMSAMRDDPNKDYPSLRGSVSHLLGSDIEAESDLDDDVSSTLLSPSGQSDAQTLALMLQEQLDAINEEIRMIQVERESADLRSDEIESRVNSGSMDGLNVTLRPRALPTSATAQSLASSSSPPNSGHSTPKHHGRNPSHHLGIMTLPSDLRKHRRKVASPVEVDKATIKCETSPPSSPRSLRLETNFAQFTGSLEDGRGKQKKGIKSSIGRLFGKKEKGRLDQTMGRDGQPLPALTDFEMGIGDTMTLGKLGTQAERDRRMKKKHELLEDARKRGLPFAQWDGPTVVSWLELWVGMPAWYVAACRANVKSGAIMSALSDTEIQREIGISNPLHRLKLRLAIQEMVSLTSPSAPLTSRTSSGNVWVTHEEMENLASSTKADNEEGSWAQTLAYGDMNHEWIGNEWLPSLGLPQYRSYFMECLVDARMLDHLTKKDLRSHLKMVDSFHRASLQYGIMCLKRLNYDRKDLERRREDSQHDMKDVLVWTNEQVIHWVQSIGLREYSGSLLESGIHGSLISLDETFDYSSLALILQIPMQNTQARQVLDREFNNVLALGTDRHLEESGDDKSFRRSPSWRKRFRAREGGAGLGMMAGSMETLPAGFRMPSMSMPPSVNLMSRKQLQPEAPPPAPPRLDPSAVRTYSC
- the ppfia4 gene encoding liprin-alpha-4 isoform X2; protein product: MMCEVMPTISEGDSAGPPRATGGVPNGSDQEANFEQLMVNMLDERDKLLESLRETQETLIQSQTKLQGALHERDVLQRQINASLPQEFATLTKELNICQEQLLEKEEEISELKAERNNTRLLLEHLECLVSRHERSLRMTVVKRQAPPPSGVSSEVEVLKALKSLFEHHKALDEKVRERLRVALERVATLEGQLVVTTQELNMVRQRKDGDSLERTDGSKPTWKRLPNGSIDAHDDSSRLSELQELLDRTNKELSQSREHSATLNARMAELEAELANARRELSRSEELSIKQQREQREREDMEERITTLEKRYLAAQRETTHIHDLNDKLENELATKDSLHRQSEEKVRQLQEMLEMAEQRLAQTMRKAETLPEVEAELAQRVAALSKAEERHGNVEERLRQLESQLEEKNQELGRARQREKMNEEHNKRLSDTVDRLLTESNERLQLHLKERMAALEDKNSLIQDLENCQKQLEEFHHTRERLIGEIEKLRNEIDHLKRRSGVFGDGTHPRSHLGSASDLRYSVVEGQDGHYSTTVIRRSQKGRMSAMRDDPNKDYPSLRGSVSHLLGSDIEAESDLDDDVSSTLLSPSGQSDAQTLALMLQEQLDAINEEIRMIQVERESADLRSDEIESRVNSGSMDGLNVTLRPRALPTSATAQSLASSSSPPNSGHSTPKHHGRNPSHHLGIMTLPSDLRKHRRKVASPVEVDKATIKCETSPPSSPRSLRLETNFAQFTGSLEDGRGKQKKGIKSSIGRLFGKKEKGRLDQTMGRDGQPLPALTDFEMGIGDTMTLGKLGTQAERDRRMKKKHELLEDARKRGLPFAQWDGPTVVSWLELWVGMPAWYVAACRANVKSGAIMSALSDTEIQREIGISNPLHRLKLRLAIQEMVSLTSPSAPLTSRTSSGNVWVTHEEMENLASSTKADNEEGSWAQTLAYGDMNHEWIGNEWLPSLGLPQYRSYFMECLVDARMLDHLTKKDLRSHLKMVDSFHRASLQYGIMCLKRLNYDRKDLERRREDSQHDMKDVLVWTNEQVIHWVQSIGLREYSGSLLESGIHGSLISLDETFDYSSLALILQIPMQNTQARQVLDREFNNVLALGTDRHLEESGDDKSFRRSPSWRKRFRAREGGAGLGMMAGSMETLPAGFRMPSMSMPPSVNLMSRKQLQPEVHSHYLYGHMLAAF